The following are encoded in a window of Haloarcula halophila genomic DNA:
- a CDS encoding cytochrome C oxidase subunit IV family protein produces MDWKGYTLIYVVLFVFATAQAVVEFTGLVDSAYWLAFAVIMVLSVVKAVGVAAYYQHLRWEPRAVTYLVLGGTTAALALTAAAAYSIV; encoded by the coding sequence ATGGACTGGAAAGGATACACCCTGATATACGTCGTACTGTTCGTCTTCGCGACTGCCCAGGCCGTCGTCGAGTTCACCGGCCTCGTCGACAGCGCCTACTGGCTGGCCTTCGCGGTCATCATGGTGCTGTCGGTCGTCAAGGCCGTCGGCGTCGCCGCCTACTACCAGCATCTGCGCTGGGAGCCACGTGCGGTGACGTACCTGGTCCTCGGCGGCACGACCGCCGCGCTGGCACTGACCGCCGCGGCGGCCTACTCGATCGTCTGA
- a CDS encoding DUF5790 family protein: protein MGQTSLDDDDLFGEAADEMRSDVEASLADARAALPDADAIWEVEADNTLGVLNALKTALDVGDAEDHLRDAKKWYTMGERADAFEDADDLAAAIEDVEALIEDVEDAREQVGDLTATIPQLRGTLEEFEADEDGPEADADSDAGEAEA from the coding sequence ATGGGACAGACAAGTCTGGACGACGACGACCTGTTCGGCGAGGCGGCAGACGAGATGCGCTCGGATGTGGAAGCGTCACTTGCGGACGCCCGCGCGGCGCTCCCCGACGCCGATGCGATCTGGGAGGTCGAAGCGGACAACACGCTCGGTGTCCTCAACGCGTTGAAGACGGCCCTGGACGTCGGTGACGCCGAGGACCACCTCCGTGACGCCAAGAAGTGGTACACGATGGGCGAACGCGCCGACGCCTTCGAGGACGCCGACGACCTCGCGGCGGCCATCGAAGACGTCGAAGCCCTCATCGAGGACGTGGAGGACGCCCGCGAGCAGGTCGGCGACCTCACGGCGACGATCCCACAGCTCCGTGGGACTCTCGAAGAGTTCGAGGCCGACGAGGACGGTCCCGAGGCCGACGCGGACAGCGACGCCGGAGAGGCCGAAGCCTAA
- a CDS encoding DUF309 domain-containing protein translates to MRPHLRAGIAVYNAGRYHAAHDAWEDRWLALPAGEDERYLHGLIQFTAVVHHGRTENWSGAGGLAESAGEYLAELPAVYRGVDLEPVRRFLARVAADPEAVDWAEPPRLTHEGAVIGYDDLDFEATAIAATVLAAADGYDEGLLEQAVEYARDELDDREDGRFVGLVFSFVREREQRPVVFQRLGDHVRRERQKDDDVAGLFD, encoded by the coding sequence ATGCGTCCCCACCTCCGTGCCGGCATCGCCGTCTACAACGCCGGCCGGTACCACGCCGCCCACGACGCCTGGGAGGACCGGTGGCTGGCGCTCCCGGCGGGCGAGGACGAACGATACCTCCACGGACTCATCCAGTTCACCGCCGTCGTCCACCACGGTCGAACCGAGAACTGGTCGGGCGCGGGTGGCCTCGCCGAGAGCGCCGGCGAGTACTTGGCTGAACTACCGGCCGTCTACCGAGGCGTCGATCTGGAACCGGTCCGTCGGTTCCTCGCCCGTGTGGCCGCCGACCCGGAAGCCGTCGACTGGGCCGAGCCACCGCGACTGACTCACGAAGGCGCCGTCATCGGGTACGACGACCTCGACTTCGAGGCGACGGCGATCGCCGCGACGGTGCTTGCAGCGGCCGACGGCTACGACGAGGGACTCCTCGAACAGGCCGTCGAGTACGCACGGGACGAACTCGACGATCGAGAAGACGGCCGGTTCGTCGGACTGGTGTTCTCGTTCGTTCGCGAGCGCGAGCAGCGGCCGGTGGTCTTCCAGCGGCTTGGTGATCACGTCCGACGGGAGCGACAGAAAGACGACGACGTGGCGGGGCTGTTCGACTGA
- a CDS encoding dihydroneopterin aldolase family protein, translated as MDPTPPQVACFEAGIKFGSLYHQFAGTPVSPDSAGSLARAMEEAIENQPYCESVTVSVRTEALQAAIEDADAEYTELTGRFLEVEMVIEYDGVTVETSMSMDGDYPLMEVDDLRD; from the coding sequence ATGGACCCGACGCCGCCACAGGTCGCGTGTTTCGAAGCCGGGATCAAGTTCGGCTCGCTGTATCACCAGTTCGCGGGGACGCCGGTCAGTCCCGACAGCGCCGGTTCGCTGGCCCGGGCGATGGAGGAAGCCATCGAGAACCAGCCCTACTGTGAGTCGGTCACGGTCTCGGTCCGAACCGAAGCGCTACAGGCGGCGATCGAGGACGCCGACGCCGAGTACACCGAACTGACCGGCCGCTTCCTGGAGGTCGAGATGGTGATCGAATACGACGGCGTCACCGTCGAGACGAGCATGTCGATGGACGGCGACTACCCGCTGATGGAAGTCGACGATCTCAGGGACTGA
- a CDS encoding DUF7544 domain-containing protein: MTLHAVDDIDEAIDATKSFLFPFELRQWLRMALVVFFIGGGSGTGGVQNVGQLSNVGGDGTGSPSAGEFSLTAPLESLPAVPNPAFQVGAPVPAEPSSLANEIGSAVVIAAVVGFLVVALLFAYLGAVMEFSFTQSLISQEIHVRQYLGRHKGNGLWLFGFRFVLGLVFLTLVVAALAAVFVVAGGNLQNPSASVLIGSLGIVAVSLIGLVVVYGLINGFTNVFVVPMMIQRGDGLVAGWRQLGGSLRAEPKQYLAYVFFSVVLGIGVSIVGTIAALVAALIVAIPFGIVGLIVGFGLSTVSQTAGFAGGAIVFLLYLLVMLVVANMIKAPLQTFLRYYAMLVLGDIDDALDPIPEVRRELRSEESV; this comes from the coding sequence ATGACCCTCCACGCGGTTGACGACATCGACGAGGCGATCGACGCCACCAAGTCGTTCCTGTTTCCCTTCGAGTTACGACAGTGGCTCCGGATGGCACTCGTCGTCTTCTTCATCGGTGGTGGCAGTGGTACCGGTGGTGTCCAGAACGTCGGCCAACTCAGCAACGTCGGCGGGGACGGGACCGGGAGCCCATCGGCCGGTGAGTTCTCGCTGACGGCACCACTGGAGTCGCTGCCGGCGGTTCCGAACCCGGCGTTCCAGGTCGGCGCACCGGTGCCCGCGGAGCCGAGTTCACTCGCGAACGAGATCGGTTCGGCAGTGGTGATCGCGGCGGTCGTCGGATTCCTCGTGGTCGCGCTCCTGTTCGCGTATCTCGGGGCCGTCATGGAGTTTTCCTTCACCCAGTCGCTGATCAGCCAGGAGATCCACGTCCGCCAGTATCTGGGCCGTCACAAGGGCAACGGCCTGTGGCTGTTCGGCTTCCGGTTCGTCCTGGGGTTGGTGTTTCTGACGCTGGTGGTCGCGGCCCTCGCCGCGGTGTTCGTCGTCGCCGGCGGGAACCTCCAGAACCCGAGTGCGTCGGTGCTCATCGGCTCGCTCGGTATCGTCGCCGTCTCGCTGATCGGACTCGTCGTGGTCTACGGACTGATCAACGGCTTTACGAACGTCTTCGTCGTCCCGATGATGATCCAGCGCGGCGACGGGCTCGTGGCCGGTTGGAGACAGCTCGGCGGATCGCTCCGGGCCGAACCGAAACAGTACCTCGCGTACGTCTTCTTCTCGGTCGTGCTGGGGATCGGCGTGAGTATCGTCGGGACCATCGCCGCTCTCGTCGCCGCGCTGATCGTCGCGATCCCGTTCGGCATCGTGGGACTGATCGTCGGATTCGGGCTGTCGACCGTCAGCCAGACCGCCGGGTTCGCCGGCGGTGCCATCGTCTTCCTTCTCTATCTGCTCGTGATGCTCGTCGTCGCGAACATGATCAAAGCACCGCTGCAGACGTTCCTGCGGTACTACGCGATGCTCGTACTGGGTGACATCGACGACGCGCTCGATCCGATCCCCGAGGTCCGCCGGGAACTCCGCAGCGAGGAGAGCGTCTGA
- a CDS encoding DUF6789 family protein: MGDTTPSIEDPMAEESVTDAEEFDSLAGIVADGVVGAAGGLVGTAMMSVVFLIAQSLGVFSISDFAILTELVGLSGYVPEVLVGFIIFLGGGMFPWPLLFASLKAYLPGQSSDAVSGTFFGGAMWTGFVLAFYTGQSGIALGLYAVLTLLAHVVYGVGLGMVFDYFATRPDSIV; encoded by the coding sequence ATGGGAGATACCACACCGAGCATCGAGGACCCGATGGCCGAGGAATCGGTGACCGACGCAGAGGAGTTCGATAGCCTCGCCGGGATCGTCGCCGACGGCGTCGTCGGCGCCGCTGGCGGGCTGGTCGGGACTGCCATGATGAGTGTCGTCTTCCTCATCGCGCAGTCGCTGGGAGTGTTCAGTATCTCCGACTTCGCTATCCTGACCGAGCTGGTCGGTCTGTCCGGCTACGTCCCCGAGGTGCTGGTCGGATTCATCATCTTCCTGGGCGGGGGGATGTTCCCGTGGCCGCTACTGTTTGCCTCGTTGAAGGCGTATCTCCCCGGCCAGTCCTCCGATGCTGTCAGCGGTACGTTCTTCGGCGGGGCGATGTGGACCGGCTTCGTCCTGGCGTTCTACACCGGACAGAGCGGGATCGCACTGGGACTCTACGCTGTCCTGACGCTGCTTGCCCACGTCGTCTACGGCGTCGGTCTCGGGATGGTCTTCGACTACTTCGCGACCCGGCCGGACTCGATCGTGTAG
- the coxB gene encoding cytochrome c oxidase subunit II, translated as MEGYVLPRIVVGSPLHGGSVRAPSDVFNSIFEVFLGLGTLVGIVVIAYTMYHALKYRESASDEDPYAEKVERPSMGELPTGGSGGRKVFYSFGISAIIVVSLIAWTYTTLLYVETAPEGDNIDAMEIDVEGYRFGWTFRYPNGHESATLRVPKDRVVKLNVTSRDVFHNFGIPELRVKTDAVPGQTTTAWFTAPETGTYEAKCYELCGSGHSVMTAPVHVMPGDEYDAWYANTSAANETTSIEAGQSASVAPVAPAGAASATVIPPQEVPA; from the coding sequence ATGGAGGGATATGTGCTACCACGCATCGTGGTTGGGAGTCCGTTACACGGTGGGAGCGTCAGGGCGCCCAGCGACGTGTTCAACAGCATCTTCGAGGTGTTCCTCGGCCTGGGAACGCTGGTCGGTATCGTCGTGATCGCCTACACGATGTACCACGCGCTCAAGTACCGGGAGTCCGCGAGCGACGAGGACCCCTACGCCGAGAAGGTCGAACGGCCCTCGATGGGGGAGTTGCCGACGGGCGGGTCGGGCGGCCGGAAAGTGTTCTACTCCTTCGGCATCAGCGCGATCATCGTCGTCTCGCTGATCGCCTGGACCTACACGACGTTGCTGTACGTCGAGACCGCGCCGGAGGGCGACAACATCGACGCCATGGAGATCGACGTCGAGGGATACCGGTTCGGCTGGACGTTCCGGTACCCCAACGGGCACGAGTCCGCGACGCTGCGAGTCCCGAAGGACCGGGTGGTCAAGTTGAACGTCACCTCGCGGGACGTGTTCCACAACTTCGGCATCCCGGAGTTACGGGTCAAGACCGACGCCGTCCCCGGCCAGACGACCACGGCGTGGTTCACCGCGCCAGAGACCGGGACCTACGAGGCCAAGTGTTACGAACTCTGTGGGAGCGGCCACTCCGTCATGACCGCCCCCGTTCACGTGATGCCCGGTGACGAGTACGACGCCTGGTACGCGAACACGTCTGCAGCCAACGAGACGACCAGTATTGAGGCGGGCCAGTCCGCGAGCGTGGCCCCGGTCGCACCCGCAGGGGCGGCGTCCGCAACTGTGATTCCACCCCAGGAGGTGCCGGCATGA
- the azf gene encoding NAD-dependent glucose-6-phosphate dehydrogenase Azf: MDETVLLTGAGGAVGEAILEGIGDAYDWRLLFHNPPAEEPDHEYLVGDVDDEADVKTAMDGVGAAIHLAGDPRPEAPWPSVLTNNIDGTQKMYEAAVAEGVERFVFASSNHAVGAFETDRRTPEMYRPEDDFLLDGTELPRPGNLYGVSKATGEVLGRYYHDEYGLDVCNIRIGNLTRGHPPIDYERGQAMWLSYRDCAHIHDCALRADYDYEIVYGISDNDRKYYSIERAKEVLGYEPRDNSAHFEDGERVVEPDL; this comes from the coding sequence ATGGACGAGACGGTTCTGCTCACCGGCGCCGGCGGGGCAGTAGGGGAGGCGATCCTCGAAGGGATCGGGGACGCCTACGACTGGCGACTGCTGTTTCACAACCCCCCGGCTGAGGAGCCAGACCACGAGTACCTTGTCGGCGATGTCGACGACGAAGCGGACGTAAAAACGGCGATGGACGGTGTCGGTGCGGCCATCCACCTCGCCGGCGACCCCCGCCCCGAGGCCCCGTGGCCGTCGGTACTGACCAACAACATCGACGGGACCCAGAAGATGTACGAGGCAGCCGTCGCCGAAGGGGTCGAACGGTTCGTCTTCGCGTCCTCGAACCACGCCGTCGGCGCGTTCGAGACCGACCGCCGCACCCCGGAGATGTACCGTCCGGAGGACGACTTCCTGCTCGACGGGACGGAACTCCCCCGCCCGGGGAACCTCTACGGCGTCTCGAAGGCCACCGGCGAAGTGCTCGGTCGGTACTACCACGACGAGTACGGCCTCGACGTCTGTAACATCCGGATCGGCAACCTCACGCGTGGCCATCCGCCGATCGATTACGAGCGCGGCCAGGCGATGTGGCTCTCCTACCGTGACTGTGCGCACATCCACGACTGTGCGCTGCGGGCCGACTACGACTACGAGATCGTCTACGGCATCTCCGACAACGACCGCAAGTACTACTCCATCGAGCGCGCGAAAGAGGTCCTCGGGTACGAGCCACGGGACAACTCCGCACATTTCGAGGATGGCGAGCGGGTCGTCGAACCCGATCTCTGA
- a CDS encoding cbb3-type cytochrome c oxidase subunit I — protein sequence MSHDHEHGLPPKSSVSRWFLTTNHKDIGILYLITALFFLVFGGMLALLFRLELISPGADLLGQIGYNQAVSTHGLLMVFWFISPFAFGFANYIVPLQIGADDLAFPRLNALSYWLYLFSGILMGVSFFQGTTFAGGWTMYAPLNTPAYIPGEGLGATSVVLALIMFTAAVTLGSVNFLTTMYRMRAEGLRMRDIPIFSLTINLTVWMMLFAFAALLAALMILASDHIIGTTYFQFANDGSTMATSAENPGASLLWAHLFWFFGHPEVYIVFFPALGVMAECFQTFTGRRLVGRKWFIISMVLVAIQSFVVWMHHMFLTGINLPIKTVFMATTIGISLPFDLMVFSLIYTMAKGRVRFKTPFLFSLGALILFIVGGITGVFLGAIVLDYQFRGTYWVVAHFHYVMVAGATALFGGLYYWYPKITGKMYDEFLGKLHFAVYFVGFNLLYFPMFVAWETPRRVFEYSQDLQIWHSMATVGGFILGASFLIMFYNLFVSLWRGADADDNPWEYATSAEWAVSSPPPLENFPGLPSYADGSLSFLSDEEVAERTGSVAADGGTATDGGTATPVTATGATVLGTTQETAGEDHASHASFWPFLISLGGFVMFLGLSGVRTGSVVYLGMAVAGGLATFGSLFGMTREPFHAPEMAIAERWPFEGVEKVKLGMWTFLASDIVLFGAFIGSYAFVRVAYGWTDWHHDLIPAAHVTMPGLINTYLLLTSSFLVVIAMVAAERENRRGTVAALVGTFALGVGFLINKGIEWQHLFHIHSEAFPNGWTLSTNIGSSTFYLTTGLHGAHVIIGLIICAYMAVRAWNGAYQGDDKPIEYFGLYWHFVDIVWLFLFPLFYIL from the coding sequence ATGAGCCACGACCACGAACACGGCCTCCCGCCGAAATCCTCCGTCAGTCGGTGGTTCCTGACGACCAACCACAAGGACATCGGTATCCTCTATCTCATCACCGCGCTCTTCTTCCTCGTCTTCGGGGGCATGCTGGCGCTTCTCTTTCGCCTGGAACTGATCAGCCCCGGTGCCGATCTGTTGGGTCAGATCGGATACAACCAGGCGGTCTCGACACACGGCCTGTTGATGGTGTTCTGGTTCATCTCTCCCTTCGCCTTCGGCTTCGCCAACTACATCGTCCCGCTCCAGATCGGGGCCGACGACCTCGCGTTCCCCCGGCTGAACGCGCTGTCGTACTGGCTCTATCTCTTCTCGGGAATCCTGATGGGCGTCTCCTTCTTCCAGGGGACGACCTTCGCCGGCGGGTGGACGATGTACGCGCCCTTGAACACGCCCGCGTACATCCCCGGCGAGGGCCTGGGGGCCACGTCGGTCGTGCTGGCGCTGATCATGTTCACGGCCGCGGTGACGCTGGGATCGGTGAACTTCCTGACGACGATGTACCGGATGCGCGCCGAGGGCCTGCGGATGCGGGACATCCCCATCTTCTCGCTGACGATCAACCTCACCGTCTGGATGATGCTCTTCGCCTTCGCCGCGTTGCTCGCGGCGCTGATGATCCTCGCCTCCGATCACATCATCGGGACGACCTACTTCCAGTTCGCCAACGACGGCTCGACGATGGCGACCAGCGCCGAGAACCCCGGTGCCTCGCTGTTGTGGGCACACCTGTTCTGGTTCTTCGGCCATCCGGAGGTGTACATCGTCTTCTTCCCGGCACTGGGCGTGATGGCCGAGTGTTTCCAGACCTTTACCGGCCGCCGGCTGGTGGGGCGCAAGTGGTTCATCATCTCGATGGTGCTGGTGGCGATCCAGAGTTTCGTTGTCTGGATGCACCACATGTTCCTGACCGGGATCAACCTCCCCATCAAGACCGTCTTCATGGCGACGACCATCGGTATCTCCTTACCCTTTGACCTGATGGTCTTCTCGCTGATCTACACGATGGCGAAGGGGCGGGTCAGGTTCAAGACGCCGTTCCTGTTCTCGCTGGGCGCGCTGATCCTCTTTATCGTCGGCGGCATCACCGGCGTCTTCCTCGGCGCGATCGTGTTGGACTATCAGTTCCGGGGGACCTACTGGGTCGTCGCGCACTTCCACTACGTGATGGTCGCGGGCGCGACGGCACTCTTCGGCGGGCTCTACTACTGGTACCCGAAGATCACCGGGAAGATGTACGACGAGTTCCTCGGGAAACTCCACTTCGCGGTGTACTTCGTTGGGTTCAATCTGCTGTACTTCCCGATGTTCGTCGCCTGGGAGACCCCCCGGCGCGTCTTCGAGTACTCCCAGGACCTCCAGATCTGGCACTCGATGGCTACCGTCGGCGGGTTCATCCTCGGCGCGAGTTTCCTCATCATGTTCTACAACCTGTTCGTCTCGCTGTGGCGGGGGGCCGACGCCGACGACAACCCCTGGGAGTACGCCACCTCCGCCGAGTGGGCGGTCTCCTCGCCGCCGCCCCTGGAGAACTTCCCGGGGCTGCCCAGTTACGCCGACGGCTCGCTCTCCTTCCTCTCGGACGAGGAAGTCGCGGAGCGCACCGGATCGGTCGCCGCCGACGGCGGGACAGCAACCGACGGCGGGACGGCCACGCCCGTGACCGCGACGGGGGCGACCGTGTTAGGGACCACCCAGGAGACTGCCGGCGAGGACCACGCGAGCCACGCGAGTTTCTGGCCGTTCCTGATCAGCCTGGGCGGGTTCGTCATGTTCCTCGGACTCTCCGGCGTCCGGACCGGCAGCGTCGTCTACCTCGGGATGGCGGTCGCCGGCGGCCTGGCGACCTTTGGCTCGCTGTTCGGGATGACCCGCGAACCGTTCCACGCCCCCGAGATGGCCATCGCCGAGCGCTGGCCCTTCGAAGGCGTCGAGAAGGTGAAACTCGGGATGTGGACGTTCCTCGCGAGTGATATCGTCCTCTTTGGCGCGTTCATCGGTTCGTATGCCTTCGTCCGAGTCGCCTACGGCTGGACGGACTGGCACCACGACCTGATCCCGGCCGCACACGTCACGATGCCGGGGCTGATCAACACCTACCTGTTGCTCACGTCGAGTTTCCTCGTCGTCATCGCGATGGTCGCCGCAGAGCGGGAGAACCGTCGCGGTACCGTCGCCGCGCTGGTCGGGACCTTCGCGCTCGGTGTCGGGTTCCTCATCAACAAGGGGATCGAGTGGCAGCACCTATTCCACATCCACAGCGAGGCGTTCCCCAACGGCTGGACCCTCTCGACGAACATCGGGTCCTCGACGTTCTACCTGACGACGGGGCTCCACGGCGCTCACGTCATCATCGGCCTGATAATCTGTGCGTACATGGCTGTCAGGGCCTGGAACGGGGCCTACCAGGGCGACGACAAGCCCATCGAGTACTTCGGGTTGTACTGGCACTTCGTGGACATCGTCTGGCTGTTCCTGTTCCCGCTGTTTTACATCCTCTAG